The following coding sequences lie in one Alloacidobacterium dinghuense genomic window:
- a CDS encoding sugar kinase, which produces MQPIVLKTEGFRWDSVSLGEVMLRLDPGEGRIHTARQFTAWEGGGEYNVARGLRRCFGLKTAVATAFADNPVGRLVEDFILQGGVDTSLIRWAKYDGVGRTVRNGLNFTERGYGVRAAVGCSDRGHTAISQVKHGDFDWEAIFGAQNGSRWFHTGGIFAALSETTPDVASESMDAARKFGTIVSYDLNYRDSLWKAIGGKAKAQEVNRELVRKVDLLLGNEEDFSAMLGIALEGVTEDFDELPIASYEKMLRDVAAAYPNLKMIATTLRTAHTASRNAWGAIALYQDEIVHVPQREVDILDRVGGGDSFASGLIYGILAGKPTDWAVRCGVAHGALAMTTPGDTSMATFAEVERVMKGGSARIAR; this is translated from the coding sequence ATGCAGCCGATTGTTTTGAAGACTGAAGGATTTCGATGGGATAGTGTGAGCCTGGGCGAAGTGATGTTGCGGCTCGATCCGGGAGAAGGACGTATACACACAGCAAGACAGTTCACCGCATGGGAAGGTGGCGGGGAATACAACGTGGCGCGCGGGCTTCGGCGGTGCTTCGGGCTGAAGACGGCGGTAGCCACAGCGTTCGCAGACAATCCAGTTGGCCGTCTGGTTGAGGATTTCATTCTCCAGGGTGGTGTGGACACGTCACTCATTCGCTGGGCTAAGTACGACGGAGTGGGTCGTACGGTTCGCAATGGTCTGAATTTTACTGAGCGCGGTTACGGCGTGCGCGCCGCCGTTGGCTGTTCCGATCGTGGACATACAGCCATTTCGCAGGTGAAGCATGGGGACTTCGATTGGGAGGCCATCTTCGGTGCGCAGAATGGATCGAGATGGTTTCACACGGGCGGGATTTTTGCGGCGCTATCAGAGACGACGCCTGACGTCGCCTCCGAATCGATGGATGCGGCAAGGAAGTTCGGTACGATCGTTTCCTATGATTTGAACTATCGCGACTCGCTATGGAAAGCGATCGGCGGCAAGGCCAAGGCGCAGGAAGTGAATCGCGAATTAGTTCGCAAGGTCGATCTTCTTCTCGGCAACGAAGAGGATTTTTCGGCGATGCTGGGGATTGCCCTCGAGGGTGTTACCGAGGACTTCGACGAGTTGCCCATCGCCAGCTACGAGAAGATGCTGCGTGATGTGGCAGCAGCTTATCCAAACCTGAAAATGATTGCCACTACGTTGCGCACTGCGCACACGGCAAGCCGCAACGCATGGGGAGCCATCGCGCTGTATCAGGACGAGATTGTTCACGTTCCGCAGCGTGAGGTCGATATTCTGGATCGGGTAGGAGGCGGCGACTCTTTCGCGTCGGGATTGATTTACGGAATTCTCGCCGGAAAACCGACGGACTGGGCAGTGCGTTGTGGCGTGGCTCACGGCGCTCTCGCTATGACGACTCCGGGCGACACCAGCATGGCAACTTTTGCCGAAGTGGAGCGTGTGATGAAGGGCGGCTCCGCTCGCATAGCGCGATAA
- a CDS encoding cupin domain-containing protein has product MSEIEVCHQATVKMSDPEPGLKRQVLAYNANLMLVRHLMEKGWQGVLHSHSHDQLVYVIRGRLRFTGGASSFEAAAGDSFVVPGNIGHQAAALEESEVLDVFNPYREEYAPVHGLE; this is encoded by the coding sequence ATGAGTGAGATTGAAGTGTGCCATCAGGCGACGGTGAAGATGAGCGACCCTGAGCCGGGTTTGAAACGGCAGGTTCTGGCTTACAATGCAAACCTGATGCTGGTAAGGCACCTGATGGAAAAGGGATGGCAAGGCGTTCTTCACAGTCATTCCCACGACCAATTGGTCTACGTGATTCGAGGGCGTCTCCGCTTCACCGGAGGCGCTTCTTCTTTTGAAGCGGCAGCCGGAGATAGTTTCGTCGTTCCGGGCAACATAGGACACCAGGCAGCTGCCCTTGAGGAATCTGAGGTACTCGACGTTTTCAATCCGTATCGCGAAGAATATGCGCCGGTGCATGGTCTGGAGTAG
- the kduI gene encoding 5-dehydro-4-deoxy-D-glucuronate isomerase — translation MKTYLLADPVRYLRMTTSELRDAFLIGSLCQPGSVQLAYVDLDRAIVGMATPTVQPLVLPTDGALKSDYFTERRELGVLNIGGRGRTTVGDDTYALDNLDCLYIGRGSPKIVFTSESAHSPAIFYLLSYPAHTTFQTTLVQKGRANPTELGSAETSNKRTIYKYVFLDGAKSCQLVMGVTHLHPGSVWNTMPPHTHMRRSEIYMYFNLAPEARVFHLMGPGEETRHIVMQNYDVAVSPGWSIHAGAGTCAYSFCWGMGGENQDYADMDPVPIVGLQ, via the coding sequence ATGAAGACGTACTTACTTGCCGATCCGGTTCGATATTTGCGCATGACAACATCGGAATTACGGGATGCCTTCCTGATTGGCTCTCTTTGTCAACCTGGATCTGTCCAATTGGCCTATGTTGACCTTGATCGCGCAATCGTCGGCATGGCTACCCCCACAGTCCAGCCACTCGTGCTCCCAACTGACGGCGCATTGAAGTCCGATTACTTCACAGAGCGCCGTGAACTAGGAGTTCTCAACATAGGTGGAAGAGGCCGCACAACTGTCGGAGACGACACCTACGCGCTGGATAATCTGGACTGCCTATACATCGGCCGCGGTAGTCCAAAGATCGTATTCACTTCGGAGAGCGCACACTCGCCCGCAATTTTCTATCTTCTAAGTTACCCAGCCCACACCACCTTTCAGACAACACTCGTCCAAAAGGGACGAGCGAACCCCACTGAGCTTGGCTCCGCTGAAACAAGCAATAAACGGACGATCTACAAGTATGTTTTTCTTGACGGGGCAAAAAGCTGCCAACTTGTGATGGGTGTCACCCATCTTCATCCCGGCAGCGTCTGGAATACGATGCCCCCGCATACCCACATGCGACGCTCCGAAATCTACATGTACTTCAACCTCGCTCCAGAAGCACGCGTCTTTCACCTGATGGGACCCGGTGAAGAGACGCGACATATCGTAATGCAAAACTATGATGTTGCCGTTTCGCCCGGCTGGTCGATTCATGCCGGTGCTGGAACGTGCGCCTATAGCTTTTGCTGGGGCATGGGCGGTGAGAACCAGGATTACGCCGACATGGATCCTGTTCCGATTGTTGGATTGCAGTAG
- a CDS encoding DUF1360 domain-containing protein, protein METNTWFRFVIAALAVWRLSHLLAAEDGPWDLIVRLRRNLGTTIWGKLMDCFYCLSIWISIPFALFVVSGMLDRIVVWLALSGAASLANKFIKEPVIFEPPADV, encoded by the coding sequence ATGGAGACCAATACGTGGTTCCGATTTGTGATAGCAGCACTCGCCGTGTGGCGTCTGTCGCACCTTCTGGCAGCAGAGGATGGCCCCTGGGACTTGATCGTACGTCTGCGCCGCAATCTCGGAACCACTATCTGGGGTAAGCTGATGGACTGTTTCTATTGCCTCAGCATCTGGATCAGCATTCCGTTTGCACTCTTTGTTGTGAGCGGAATGCTGGACAGAATCGTCGTATGGCTTGCGCTCTCAGGAGCAGCATCCCTTGCGAACAAGTTCATCAAAGAGCCTGTGATCTTTGAGCCTCCTGCGGATGTTTAA
- a CDS encoding alpha-L-fucosidase, giving the protein MGHSISRRDVLKGTGASLAALGVGSTLVRPVIAQEAAFTEATDKSQEATRAQRMQWWHAAKFGMFIHFGVYSTIGRHEWVMEDEAWPIGPYTEHAAKFKPALNCPRAWAKLAMQAGMKYMVLTTKHHEGFCNFDTKLTDYCAPKQGPGRDIVREYVEAARGEGLHVGFYYSLMDWHHPDGARCATDEAARRRFVDYTHGLIREILTNYGKIDVLWYDVAWPLDAAGWESEKMNQMVFQLQPEIIVNNRNKLQGDFSTPEQHIVAETNGRAWESCMTLNDSWGYQRADDNWKSSRTIVRNLIQCVRDGGNYLLNIGPKPDGSVPEESVRVLTEVGRWMEVNGDTIYKSDLCQVRRSNYASFTRTGDTLYMHVHFWPGDYVAISGLKAKVNSARLLKTGAEIRFTQDEFQTKFTGLPEKAPDYPITTIAVECDSEPTQDTDFVRKNKPRASV; this is encoded by the coding sequence ATGGGCCATTCGATCTCGCGGCGTGACGTGCTGAAGGGCACCGGAGCGTCGCTCGCCGCCCTTGGCGTTGGCAGCACGCTCGTTCGTCCAGTTATCGCGCAGGAAGCAGCCTTCACAGAAGCAACGGACAAGAGCCAGGAGGCCACGCGTGCGCAACGCATGCAATGGTGGCATGCTGCGAAATTCGGCATGTTTATACACTTTGGCGTGTACAGCACTATCGGCCGTCATGAATGGGTTATGGAAGATGAGGCATGGCCCATTGGTCCCTACACGGAGCATGCGGCCAAGTTCAAGCCGGCGCTGAATTGCCCTCGCGCATGGGCGAAGCTCGCGATGCAGGCGGGTATGAAGTACATGGTGCTCACGACCAAGCACCATGAAGGCTTCTGCAACTTTGATACGAAGCTCACTGACTACTGCGCGCCGAAGCAAGGCCCCGGACGCGATATCGTGCGCGAATATGTGGAAGCGGCGCGTGGCGAAGGCCTGCATGTAGGCTTCTACTATTCGCTGATGGACTGGCACCATCCAGATGGCGCACGATGCGCGACCGATGAGGCAGCGCGGCGCAGGTTCGTCGACTATACGCATGGCCTCATCCGCGAGATCTTGACCAATTACGGAAAGATCGACGTGCTCTGGTATGACGTGGCATGGCCGCTCGATGCGGCAGGCTGGGAATCCGAAAAGATGAATCAGATGGTCTTTCAACTTCAGCCTGAGATCATTGTGAACAACCGCAATAAGCTGCAAGGTGATTTCTCCACGCCGGAGCAGCATATCGTTGCTGAAACAAACGGCCGTGCCTGGGAATCCTGCATGACCTTGAACGATAGCTGGGGATATCAGCGTGCAGACGATAACTGGAAGTCATCCCGCACAATTGTACGTAACCTGATTCAATGCGTGCGCGACGGTGGTAACTATCTGTTGAACATCGGCCCAAAGCCCGATGGCTCTGTTCCTGAAGAATCGGTGAGGGTATTGACCGAAGTTGGCCGCTGGATGGAAGTGAACGGCGACACGATCTATAAATCTGACCTATGCCAGGTACGGCGTTCCAATTACGCCAGCTTTACGCGAACGGGAGACACGCTGTATATGCACGTTCATTTTTGGCCGGGCGATTATGTTGCGATCAGCGGATTGAAAGCGAAAGTGAACTCGGCTCGCCTGCTGAAGACTGGAGCGGAAATCCGGTTCACTCAGGATGAATTCCAGACGAAGTTTACCGGTCTGCCTGAGAAGGCGCCCGATTATCCGATTACGACAATCGCGGTTGAATGCGATTCTGAGCCCACGCAGGACACAGACTTCGTGCGTAAGAACAAACCGAGAGCCAGCGTTTGA
- a CDS encoding alginate lyase family protein: MRFAAKCRVKQSGAGLVLGVLSLLLILPIQAESKLRSPWDGHAIKLTDLPYACPAIVHLSADLTTSGFYSDSKSSVIDPEKWKAYAATSGPYKDLGNRIVDAADAYQTTGSRNAVDCALQHMDAAAKDGVFTGKMSSNQAYYVQGWVIGAVAIAYLKVRESGLVSVDEQKTILAWIENVVAQSEAYFEDHRKKSSGDAQNNHLYWAGVEVAAAGIAANDRKLFDWGMETYQAGISQIQPDGSLPQEMRRGQRALHYHLYALAPLVYLAEFGEENGFRSYADRDYAIKKLAKLCIDGLGDNSFFVKATGIPQDTPNGPPAAEQISWARIYLGRFPDLQLAKLLDEAKSMSYMYLGGLPPAHLSQAETKASGGTL, from the coding sequence ATGAGATTCGCAGCCAAATGCCGGGTGAAGCAAAGTGGAGCGGGGTTAGTTCTCGGCGTTCTTTCGCTCCTCCTGATTCTCCCGATTCAGGCTGAAAGCAAGCTGCGCTCTCCTTGGGACGGTCACGCGATCAAGCTCACCGATTTGCCTTACGCCTGCCCTGCTATCGTTCATCTCTCCGCAGATTTGACGACAAGCGGTTTTTACTCTGACAGCAAGTCTTCCGTCATCGATCCGGAAAAGTGGAAAGCCTACGCTGCGACTTCCGGGCCGTACAAGGATCTGGGGAATCGCATTGTGGATGCTGCTGATGCGTATCAAACAACAGGAAGCCGCAACGCTGTTGACTGCGCATTGCAGCACATGGATGCGGCTGCGAAAGACGGCGTCTTTACCGGGAAGATGTCGTCGAATCAAGCCTACTATGTTCAGGGCTGGGTGATTGGAGCGGTAGCTATCGCTTATCTCAAGGTGCGTGAAAGCGGACTCGTCAGCGTGGATGAGCAAAAGACAATCCTGGCTTGGATTGAGAACGTAGTGGCACAAAGCGAGGCTTATTTTGAAGACCACCGGAAGAAGTCTTCTGGTGATGCGCAGAACAATCATCTTTATTGGGCGGGTGTCGAAGTCGCGGCAGCGGGCATAGCGGCAAACGATCGCAAGCTCTTCGACTGGGGCATGGAAACGTATCAAGCGGGCATATCTCAGATACAGCCGGATGGTTCGTTGCCACAGGAAATGCGCCGTGGCCAGCGAGCGCTGCACTATCACCTATACGCTCTGGCGCCGTTGGTTTACCTTGCGGAATTCGGCGAAGAGAATGGGTTCCGCTCCTATGCTGATCGCGATTACGCGATTAAGAAATTGGCGAAGCTATGTATCGATGGGCTTGGAGACAACAGCTTCTTCGTAAAGGCAACGGGTATTCCGCAAGACACACCGAATGGGCCTCCAGCTGCAGAGCAGATAAGCTGGGCAAGAATCTATCTTGGGCGATTTCCCGATCTGCAGTTAGCAAAGTTACTGGATGAGGCGAAGTCCATGAGCTATATGTATCTGGGCGGTCTGCCTCCCGCTCATCTCTCGCAGGCTGAAACGAAAGCATCTGGAGGAACGTTATGA
- a CDS encoding cupin domain-containing protein translates to MKRQFVVLSVLTLLCIAAHAQSNSKKADYFSAQDIQKQLADLAPKAQPSGTSGSTLGDYTSHQLKLSVRTASGGAESHAHYDDVFVVTQGQATLLTGGVIDDPKTGDDGETKGISIRNGNSQTISVGDVVNIPAGTPHQLKIVQGTLFSTIVVKVRE, encoded by the coding sequence ATGAAGAGACAATTCGTGGTTTTATCTGTGCTGACGCTGCTGTGCATCGCTGCACACGCACAAAGCAACTCGAAAAAGGCCGACTATTTCTCAGCACAGGATATTCAAAAGCAACTTGCCGACCTGGCTCCGAAAGCGCAGCCCTCAGGCACCAGCGGATCAACCCTGGGAGACTACACGAGCCATCAGCTGAAGCTCTCCGTGCGAACAGCCAGTGGAGGCGCTGAGAGTCACGCGCACTATGATGATGTATTTGTCGTTACGCAGGGGCAAGCGACTTTACTCACCGGCGGCGTCATCGACGATCCAAAGACTGGTGACGATGGAGAAACGAAAGGAATCAGCATTCGTAACGGAAACTCCCAAACAATTTCCGTCGGCGATGTTGTAAACATCCCCGCCGGTACCCCTCATCAATTGAAAATTGTCCAGGGGACGCTATTCAGCACCATCGTTGTAAAAGTGCGGGAGTAG
- a CDS encoding patatin-like phospholipase family protein, translating into MVRLLKSLVSAVLISTLLASPIRGADGGSPATRPRIGLVLNGGGALGLAHIGVLRWLEEHHIPVDVVAGTSMGGLVGGVYATGKSPDQVRDLVAGIDWDQMLSDGVPYRDLSVRRKQDAERYPIPIVLGWKKGLVTQGGYKAGQQIQLLLDKIALPYSDVHNFDDLPIPFACVATDLVSGRAHVFRSGSLGLAMRSTMSLPGIFSPVRTPDAIYADGGLVDNLPVDVAKQMGADVTLAIYLQTAPIKADERFTSVGVLGRGISVMIAANELRSMEQADVLVSVPLQKFTALEYSKSKDLIQQGYDAAQSKATILEKLAVDDATWQQYLAQRASRTRSLPIPKFVEVTGVPPNDAEQIKQQLTPDLGKPIDPDSLSKQLTTIVGDQRVSNLNYGLATNLSGVPGLTINGSADTFGRNIIRPLIVVNGWDYQNVTLSVGARLTMLDLGKFGAELRSDLLLGSEYEFSSEYFRPLTRSRRWFVAPQIFVDNAPLNIYSSQGLIAEYRNRVTGGRGDFGYLSPRLTEFRVGYEAADQRLYPNIGNPTLYPRVTGRLGDTHARFSLDYLDNPITPMSGYRLQTRMEWWDAKPAAGTTFPLAELSMIGFRPFTPKSSMYLAASGGSTLWKNPGGLPPFSLGGSFKLPAFNTNELLTNQYFLFQGGYMRQLGQLTPLVGGKVLLFVGGDLGKAYYLKETLNLAGDGSVGLIINTLLGPIVVGTAFGNEGHKKVFFEIGRTYF; encoded by the coding sequence ATGGTCAGACTCTTGAAGTCGCTCGTCAGCGCTGTATTGATAAGCACATTGCTCGCAAGCCCGATACGGGGCGCGGACGGCGGATCGCCAGCCACACGGCCGAGGATAGGGCTGGTGCTGAATGGCGGCGGCGCGCTTGGGCTGGCGCATATCGGCGTATTGCGCTGGCTGGAAGAACATCACATTCCTGTCGATGTGGTTGCCGGCACGAGTATGGGTGGGCTGGTTGGCGGCGTTTATGCGACTGGCAAATCTCCCGACCAAGTGCGCGACCTGGTGGCCGGCATTGACTGGGATCAGATGCTGAGCGATGGCGTGCCGTATCGCGATCTGTCGGTCCGAAGGAAGCAAGACGCAGAGAGATATCCGATCCCGATTGTGCTTGGCTGGAAGAAAGGGCTGGTCACTCAGGGGGGATACAAGGCGGGGCAGCAGATACAACTCCTGCTCGACAAGATTGCTCTGCCTTATTCCGATGTTCACAATTTTGACGATCTCCCCATTCCCTTTGCCTGCGTAGCTACGGACTTGGTTTCCGGTAGGGCCCACGTCTTTCGGTCGGGCTCGCTTGGCCTCGCCATGCGGTCTACGATGTCGCTACCGGGTATTTTTTCGCCGGTGAGAACCCCGGACGCGATCTACGCCGATGGAGGGCTGGTTGATAATCTGCCGGTAGATGTGGCCAAGCAGATGGGCGCCGATGTCACGCTGGCGATCTATCTCCAGACTGCTCCCATTAAAGCTGATGAGCGCTTTACTTCCGTAGGAGTGCTGGGGCGCGGCATCAGCGTGATGATCGCTGCCAACGAACTGAGAAGCATGGAGCAGGCGGACGTCCTGGTCAGCGTTCCATTGCAGAAATTCACAGCGCTCGAGTACAGCAAGTCCAAAGACCTGATTCAGCAAGGATATGATGCCGCCCAGAGCAAGGCTACCATTCTGGAAAAGCTGGCCGTGGACGATGCGACCTGGCAGCAGTATCTGGCCCAGCGCGCGAGCCGGACACGGTCACTGCCGATTCCTAAATTTGTTGAAGTCACCGGCGTTCCGCCGAATGACGCGGAGCAGATCAAGCAGCAGCTGACACCGGATCTAGGAAAACCGATTGACCCTGACTCACTTTCCAAACAGCTCACAACCATTGTGGGCGACCAGCGCGTATCCAATTTGAACTATGGATTGGCAACCAATCTGTCAGGAGTACCTGGCCTTACGATTAACGGGTCGGCGGATACATTTGGGCGGAACATTATCCGACCTCTGATTGTGGTGAATGGATGGGATTATCAGAATGTGACGCTGAGCGTGGGCGCGCGCTTGACGATGCTCGATCTGGGTAAATTCGGCGCGGAATTGCGGAGCGACCTTCTCTTAGGATCAGAATATGAGTTCAGCTCCGAGTATTTTCGTCCGCTCACGCGCTCACGCCGATGGTTTGTGGCTCCTCAGATATTTGTCGACAATGCGCCCTTGAATATTTACTCTTCGCAAGGCTTAATCGCAGAGTATCGAAACAGAGTCACGGGCGGCAGAGGGGACTTCGGATACCTTTCGCCGCGCCTGACTGAATTCCGAGTCGGCTATGAGGCCGCCGATCAGAGACTCTACCCGAATATTGGCAATCCCACGCTCTACCCTCGGGTCACCGGTCGATTGGGCGATACGCATGCGCGTTTCAGTCTTGATTACCTCGATAATCCAATCACGCCAATGTCTGGTTATCGGCTGCAAACGAGGATGGAATGGTGGGATGCAAAGCCCGCGGCGGGCACAACGTTTCCTCTGGCTGAACTGTCAATGATCGGATTTCGTCCGTTCACACCGAAGTCGTCAATGTATCTCGCAGCATCAGGTGGAAGCACGCTGTGGAAGAACCCCGGCGGTTTGCCTCCGTTTTCGCTGGGCGGATCGTTCAAATTGCCTGCGTTCAACACGAATGAACTGCTCACGAACCAGTATTTCCTCTTCCAGGGAGGGTACATGCGGCAGTTGGGGCAACTCACGCCTCTGGTGGGGGGCAAGGTGCTTCTTTTTGTTGGAGGCGACCTCGGAAAGGCCTACTATTTGAAGGAGACGCTCAATCTTGCTGGGGATGGGTCGGTGGGACTGATCATCAATACTCTGCTCGGACCGATTGTTGTCGGGACCGCATTTGGGAATGAGGGGCACAAGAAGGTCTTCTTTGAGATCGGGCGCACGTATTTCTGA
- the kduD gene encoding 2-dehydro-3-deoxy-D-gluconate 5-dehydrogenase KduD: protein MGILDRFRLDGKTALVTGSASGLGAAIAIALAEAGATVACHGNRRPADAITEHIRKAGKRSESFSADLSAADGAEKLFGSVVEAMGAPDILVNNAGMIHRNSAEAFEPEAWSIVLQVNLTSVFRLTQLAGTEMLKRGRGKIINIASLLSFQGGIRVPAYAASKGGVAQLTKALANEWARRGVQVNAIAPGYFRTENTTALQKDETRNRQILERIPAQRWGEPEDLAGAAVFLASSASDYVNGEVLVVDGGWMAR, encoded by the coding sequence ATGGGAATATTGGATCGGTTTAGGCTGGACGGAAAAACAGCTCTGGTAACGGGGTCGGCGAGCGGGTTAGGCGCGGCAATTGCGATTGCTTTGGCTGAGGCAGGAGCGACTGTCGCTTGTCACGGTAACCGGCGGCCCGCAGATGCAATCACGGAACATATTCGGAAGGCTGGAAAGCGTTCGGAGAGTTTTTCGGCCGATCTGAGCGCAGCGGATGGTGCCGAGAAGCTGTTTGGCTCTGTTGTGGAGGCCATGGGCGCTCCTGACATTCTGGTGAACAACGCTGGAATGATTCACCGCAATTCTGCCGAAGCGTTTGAACCTGAGGCATGGAGCATCGTTCTGCAGGTCAACCTGACAAGTGTCTTTCGTCTGACGCAGCTTGCGGGAACTGAGATGTTGAAGCGCGGCCGCGGAAAGATCATCAACATCGCTTCGCTCCTGTCGTTTCAGGGAGGCATTCGCGTTCCGGCCTATGCCGCTTCCAAAGGTGGCGTGGCGCAGCTTACGAAAGCCCTGGCGAATGAGTGGGCTCGCCGTGGAGTGCAGGTGAATGCAATTGCTCCCGGCTACTTTCGCACTGAAAACACAACCGCGTTGCAGAAGGACGAAACGCGTAACCGACAAATTCTGGAACGCATACCTGCACAACGGTGGGGCGAGCCTGAAGATCTGGCCGGAGCTGCGGTTTTTCTGGCTTCGTCGGCCAGCGACTATGTGAATGGAGAAGTCCTGGTCGTCGATGGCGGATGGATGGCGCGCTGA
- a CDS encoding IclR family transcriptional regulator produces the protein MSTMLMPPSEIEAGKHADPYQLQSIDRVVALLDMLSESDVPLSLAEICTQMGLHKSTAHRSLIVLERTSMIERTPEGRFRLGLKLYELGNRAVEQIDLRDRVQPFFRRLATEVGETVHLSVLQRTKVVYLDKVEPNRRVCMTSKSGTSNPVYCTSMGKAMLAFLPDELREDVISKIKFNRFTPKTLCTREALMKSLERVKKRGFAIDDEEIEVGVRCVGAPIFDENRYPIAAVSVSGPASRITVQSVPGIAEKLIRCCNEISRTLGIHDKRRSRYSSPLFHHYGS, from the coding sequence ATGAGTACCATGTTGATGCCGCCATCTGAAATCGAAGCCGGTAAACATGCCGATCCATATCAATTGCAGAGTATCGACCGTGTTGTTGCCCTGTTGGATATGTTGAGCGAGAGCGATGTCCCACTCAGCCTTGCAGAGATTTGCACTCAGATGGGCCTGCATAAGAGCACCGCGCACCGGTCTCTTATCGTGCTTGAACGCACGTCGATGATTGAACGGACGCCGGAGGGACGTTTTCGTCTTGGACTGAAGCTGTACGAACTGGGCAACCGTGCTGTCGAGCAGATCGACTTGCGCGATCGAGTGCAGCCATTCTTCCGGCGCCTTGCGACGGAAGTGGGCGAAACGGTGCACCTGAGCGTTCTGCAGAGAACGAAGGTTGTCTATCTGGATAAAGTAGAGCCTAATCGCAGGGTATGCATGACTTCCAAATCCGGCACTTCCAACCCCGTCTATTGCACATCGATGGGCAAAGCGATGCTGGCGTTCCTGCCGGATGAACTGCGTGAAGACGTCATCAGCAAGATCAAGTTCAACCGATTCACTCCGAAGACTCTCTGTACGCGCGAGGCCCTGATGAAATCGCTGGAGCGTGTCAAGAAACGCGGCTTTGCCATCGACGACGAGGAGATCGAGGTTGGCGTTCGTTGTGTCGGCGCGCCGATATTCGATGAGAACCGGTATCCGATCGCGGCAGTCAGCGTCTCAGGGCCAGCCTCGCGCATTACTGTGCAGAGTGTGCCGGGGATTGCGGAAAAATTGATTCGCTGCTGCAACGAGATTTCCCGTACGTTGGGCATTCACGACAAACGGCGTTCCAGATACAGTTCGCCGCTCTTTCATCATTACGGAAGCTAA
- a CDS encoding bifunctional 4-hydroxy-2-oxoglutarate aldolase/2-dehydro-3-deoxy-phosphogluconate aldolase, with protein sequence MSAEIKAEIERLCLVPVLRAQSEEIGHALVEAMIAGGVTVVEVTMTVPGAIDLLRALKAKYGSQLLLGSGTVTTAAQAAATIEAGAEFVVSPSLHPEVIAKTKELGKVSIPGALTPTEVITAWNAGADYVKVFPCSAVGGASYLKALLAPFPELQLIPTGGVTQQTAPEFLKAGARALGVGADLVNAKAITDGRPGLVTNVARAYLEIIRQTRA encoded by the coding sequence ATGTCAGCAGAAATCAAAGCAGAGATAGAACGTTTATGCCTTGTGCCTGTTTTGCGGGCGCAATCAGAAGAAATTGGACACGCACTTGTAGAGGCAATGATTGCCGGTGGCGTCACTGTTGTTGAAGTTACCATGACAGTTCCCGGAGCGATCGATTTACTGCGAGCGCTGAAAGCGAAATATGGCAGTCAATTGCTGCTCGGGTCGGGAACCGTTACCACAGCGGCGCAGGCGGCGGCGACGATCGAGGCTGGTGCTGAGTTCGTTGTCAGTCCAAGCTTGCATCCAGAGGTGATTGCCAAGACGAAAGAACTCGGCAAAGTCTCGATTCCCGGCGCATTGACTCCTACGGAAGTCATCACAGCCTGGAATGCGGGTGCGGACTATGTCAAAGTCTTTCCGTGTTCTGCCGTGGGTGGCGCCAGCTATCTTAAGGCGCTACTCGCTCCGTTTCCAGAATTGCAATTGATCCCTACAGGCGGAGTAACGCAACAGACTGCGCCGGAATTTCTTAAAGCAGGTGCGCGTGCTTTGGGAGTGGGAGCCGATCTGGTCAATGCGAAAGCGATTACGGATGGCCGGCCTGGGTTGGTGACGAACGTTGCGCGGGCTTACCTCGAAATCATTCGTCAGACGCGCGCATAG